The following nucleotide sequence is from Anguilla rostrata isolate EN2019 unplaced genomic scaffold, ASM1855537v3 scaf0678, whole genome shotgun sequence.
cacacacattctctctctctctctctctctctctctctccctctctcacacacacacacacaaactcaaaaagaaaTAGAGATGCAtaaacattgaaattaatggaaatacttttattaaaatttcaaaaaaatgatACAAGTTCAAATGaactcaaacaaaaaactgttttcatagCAGTTGAAAAGTAATAGGTTAATACATCAGTAGTTGTAATAGTTTGATTCATGATGCGcacatagtttttatttcagaaaggcaattaaatatatatctgcatgagaaaaaaacaaatataagacACAAAAAGCAGGAAGATTTTGGCTCAGGGTGCTTCTCATGCTGAACTGAATATCCATGTATCTATTAAACCAGCCAAAACCCTGCTACATGGAGTATGGTTGTTAAAACAAGTTCAGGTTTCAGGACTCAGCCTAGGTGTACctcaaactattttaaaatatctgaaggagcataacatttttaaaaaggtgcgCTGACTACCTTTTAAGACACGATAGACTATATTTCTATTGAAGACCAAGCAAAAATAccttcaaaatattaaaattatatagcCTACTTGGCATCCTACCAGAATCATAACATTTTTACGATAAAGCTGCATTATGCTTCTCACGTGAAAACTTTGAAGAGACGTTTAAACTTTTAAACCCCCTTGTAGCCTACCAGAAGATTTCTCTTATATAAAAAGTTTGCAGAGAAGGACCattcaaaacagaaacagtaaCACTGGCAGCACACAAGCTTCAGCGGCCGTTTGAGACAGGTGGCTGCGCTGCGACACGGCCATCGTCTCTGCCTCGCAAGTTTGTTATGTGGTTTTGTCGCGACTGATTTTGATTTAGCACATCGAGTGGATCTCAGCCGAAATCTCGATGGGTTGCGGGGAACAGTGGtgtaggtttcgtttgaacatcATCTGGGGGGACACGTTAAGCGGGGGGTctggggtctggggtctggggtccaccctcctccaccacccAGGAAATgttgagcgtcaaacacttcatttcctgcattctggtgaatttttatgcaccaatttgtgtcttttctgcttcaatttatggtggaaataaaagtcctctgcttctttcatgattttattggggggggggggggggcaaatgcacgtgttctaaatattgagggggacgtgTACCCTGCGTCCCCCCTGAAATCTATATCTATGCCTATGgcggggaaaacatttttttttttagtttcttttttcttttttttaagactcGTAACCCGTAACCAAACGATTAAAAGTGGCTGCTGCACAGTCAGCTGACCTCACCTGCTTCGTTTGGCCGAGGCCAACTGCCGATTTTAAGGGGATAGCGACAAACCAGCAGATCCTGCAACCCACcaggaccgggggggggggggggggggggggagggaggagggttgAGATACAGTTATTCACAGAGGCGCCCGTAGAGGGCGCTAAAGAGCCCGCCCCGAGAACTGAGGAGGCGTGATCTAGACCCCGAGCGGGTCTGCAGAGGCAGCGGCGGCTCCGGGCTTCTCCTCCGGGGGCGGCTTCTTGGAGGTGGAGTAGTAGTAGGCCCGCATCCTCTCCTCCACCTTGGCGAAATTCGGTCGTTCCTCGTGACTGAAGAAAGAAGGGACAGCCACGTCACTGACTCACCGCTCGCCCGCGTAACTCCCCGTGATAACTGcttattaataacaacaacagcaataacaacaacaccGAGCGTAACTCCCCGTGATAACTGcttattaataacaacaacagcaataacaacaacaccaataaaaatttatattattattattctttttaattataaacaGTACAGACTTTCTTTTATATAAGTACACAGACAAGCAGTTCAGAGTTTTACAATGGAACAGACATATATGTTGTGAAAAGTTAaacttaaatattaaaatagggataaaatacatacaaaatccaaaatatatacaaaaccaACCCTCAGCTACAGGTGAAACAATATTAACTGGTGACTACTGAGACTCCAGGTGACCTATATTCTTGAATCTTGATCCCAGATTATCTATCTCTAGAGCCTCTGGAAAAGTTTTTTGCATAACCTGTAAGGAGAAGGAATGAAAATAACCTGGTTAGGATGGCAagcatcatttatcatttataaaggctagctttgcttgagtatgtttgccctgattgggtgatgctgggttaaggtttaggagagaaACCTTACATCAGTTGTAGAAGGCGTGTGAATCTCAagagtgctttttaaaaacattctttttaaaaacatatttctttttttttttaaatatataaaagtcATAATGTTTCACACTGAACAGAATGGCCCAACAAAATATCAAAGAAacatttcaccaaaaaaaaaaagaaaagaatgattGCAGTATGCTGGGCACTAATAGAACTTCTCCACTTCTCAAACACAGTAGAAAATAGGCTGCCTAAAAAGCTCTCCTGCTAAAAAGATTATTACACGTTTAGTACACGTTTACAAAAATTGATTCTCTCCGATtgcgtttcctgtttcagtcttCTCTCCCGTGTGGTCCGGCTGTGTTCCTGGAGAGGGGGGAATGTGAAGTTtgggaatgggggtggggcgggtcCATTTCTCAGTGGCACATCCGTGATGTCATCTCTTTCTGCAGGAGGGACACGGGCACAGAAATTTCACCGTGAGCCCGCTGCTTCGCAGCAGGCAGCAACATCACCATGACGACATCCCAGTGAATTCTGCCCCTCCCCCGACATGCTGACACAGGACACCTTTACCGAGAGGTAAATTATGAAGCCAGCATCAGTGGAAAACAGACAAACTTACAGAAATGTAATCCCTtatcctctctccatccctctctctgtccatctatccctcactcactcactaacacacacccatccacccaccctgccccccacccccctcgctcgctcgctcgctcgctcactcaccaGAGGCTTCAGCTGTTTGTGGTTCATGAGGTTGAACTCCGTGACGAAGTAGTAGAAGTGCTTGTAGCAGGTGTTGACGTGCGCCTCCGCCCCCATCTGGGACACACGGTCGAAGTGGTGGATGTAGACGTGCGCGAACACGCGGAAGAGGCGTGACAGGATCTTTTTGGCCACCTGCATGAAGGTCTTGGGGAAAGGAgtaccttaaaaaataaaataaaataaaatcaaacaacgCCATGAACGAAGGCACAGAACAGCAAGTGCAGTGTGTGCCAAGGGAAGAAACACACATCCTAATGGAAATATTCACTCAAAAATTCAGCCGATACTCAAATGTAGAGCAAATGTAGATATGCAATGCCCTGCTTGATGAGATGGTGCTCTTCAGGCACCGGCCAGGGGGTGCATGCCCAAACCAtg
It contains:
- the LOC135246667 gene encoding MOB kinase activator 3A-like isoform X1; protein product: MSSSPKAELNPTNARALTHTHTHSHTLSIAPSATMSLVLKQVFNKDRTFRPKRKFEPGTQRFELHKKAQASLNAGLDLKQAVQLPHGEGLHDWVAVHVVHFFNRINLIYGIISDSCTEQSCPVMSGGPKYEYHWQDDGKYTALPAPKYMSLLMDWIEVQMNNEDIFPTNVGTPFPKTFMQVAKKILSRLFRVFAHVYIHHFDRVSQMGAEAHVNTCYKHFYYFVTEFNLMNHKQLKPLSRGTTEFRQGGGEDAGLLLLHLQEAAPGGEARSRRCLCRPARGLDHASSVLGAGSLAPSTGASVNNCISTLLPPPPPPPPPVLVGCRICWFVAIPLKSAVGLGQTKQVRSADCAAATFNRLVTGYES